Part of the Oscillibacter hominis genome is shown below.
GGGTCGAGCCGGTCTATCAACTCGGTCAGCTTATGCACATCGGCATTGTGAATACACTCGTCTGTGAGGTCATCGGAGTTTTCATCCGAAACGCAGTCCCAGCGGTCAAGGTGAACGCTTTGCTGGGAATGACGCAGCACATCAATAGAAGCGTTTTTCACTATGGTAACGCAGAAAGCGGTCATTTGGGGACAGGGTAATTCAGAAATTTTTTCGATATTGTCCATAATCTTTACAAATGCGGTGGACACAACATCTTCTGCGGCTTCTTCTGATTTTACGATTTTGAAAGAAATGCGCTGGAAGTGGACACGATGCTCATGGAATATCCGCTCTACCAGCGCCCGCTGTTCATCATTCAAAACGCCAAATAGGAGTATCATCATAATAGGTTCCTCGTGGGTAATTCGTTGTAGCCTATCTTTATCGGGCAGGAAAACGCACTTACACAAGTGTTTTTCTCACGGCACGATATTTCAAATTATACCACAGAATAATCCTACGGAAAAGAGGGGAAAACGAGCCAAGCCGATGACACCGCCTCTGTTTTTCGTGGGGTTTCCGGGGGACGCACTAACGGCAAGCAGGGCAAGTGTAGCCACACTTGCTATTTTTGCATCCCGGCGGGCTGCAAAAACGCTTGTTGGGGAGCCTCCCCAAACCCGGCTTTGGGACAAAATGTCCCAAAGTAATTTGTCTGCGTCACCGTTCGCTATCGCTCCTGTTCCTTTTTGTGCTGGCCGTCTGTGACGCCCAGCAGATGGTCGATGTTGGCCTTGACCGCCACGGCCTGCCGCATTTCCTCCTGCGCCGAGCGGTACTCGGTATAGAGCGCCTTTTTCCGCGCCGCCAGTTGGCGGCGTTTTTCTTTTAGCTCTGCCATCTTAGGCAGTTTCTCACCACCCAGCAGCTCTCCCATCGTAGCCTTGGCCGCCCGGTAGTCCGCCAGCTCCACCTCATGCTCGGCAAGGTATTTTCGGCTGTACTTGGCAGCCTTGTACCCGTCAAAGATGGGGCGGGTCTTGGCGTACCGCACCACGGCTCCCATCAGCTCGGATGTTGCGGAGAGGTCAGCCTCCGTCCGCCGGAGCTGTTCGGTCAGGGCATGAAAACGGGAAACGGCATCCTCGGCCTTGGCGGAGAGCTGGTCATACTCGGTGATATTCTGCTCCTGCATGAATTGAAGTGCCGCCGCCATCTGTTTAAGGTTATAGACCTTTGCCCACCGCGCATAGGCAGCCCCCTTGCCAGAGCGCAGGCGCTCCTGTATATCCACGATCAGATTGACACGGCGAGGGGCGGCAGGCGCAGGAACAGGCTGCTCCGGGAGTGGGCGCTCCCCGGCGATGACGGCCTTGATGTCCTCGGGATCGTAGCCGTCCCCGAGGGTAGACGCTCGAAGCCGGGTTGCCCGCTCCTGCCCCGGAACAAGAAAAGAAATCGTACCGCCGCGCCCATGCTTGACCGTGTAGCCGGACGCCTCCATGAGCCGGAGGAAAGCGTCAAATTCGGCGGGGCGTTTGGCAAGAGCTTCATTGATGGCAAGCCGTAGCTGCTCCTTGTACGAGGACTGCCGCTCCGCCCCCAGCCATGCCCCATAATGGAGAAAGCGCCCCTTGCTGTGCAGCTTGGGGTTAGTGATGACGGACAGCTCATTTTCAAGGCAGATGCGGTCAGAGAGCCGCCGCACCGCACGGCCAGAGCCGATGAAGTCCCGGAACTTCCGGGTGCAGTCCAGCGAGGTCGAGTTATAATAAATGTGATTATGGATGTGTGCCTTGTCCGTGTGGGTAGCAACGAAAAAGGCGTACTTGCCCTTTGTCCAGCGCATCGCCGTTTCATAGCCGATACGGTTTGCCTCCTCCGGCGTGATCTCACCGGGCTTGAACGACTGGCGGATCTGATAGCATAGCACATCCGCGTCCCGCCGCTGCTCCCGGCCTGTGGCGGCTTTGTACTTGGCCTTGCTTAATAGGAACTCGGCATCGGCGGTCATGTGGTCGCAGCCGTAGGACGAGATCAATTCGCCGCCCTCGGTCTTGTCCGGGTTTTGCCCATAGTCAAACCGCTCTTTCAAGGACTGCGCGATGGTTTCGCCCTTGCTGATTTTGTGCTTCTTGTAGTAGGTCGTGGCCGTAGGCAGCCCTCCTTTCATCATTGAATAGTCATAGATAATCTGTTATACTTGTATCAGTATAACTGCGGAGATACTTTACAATAGAGACTTGACGGAGGACTTCGTAAATGTATAGAGAATTAGTTTTAGAGCTTTCCAAAGGAAATGAGTGGGTGAAAGTTCAACCGCCTTGCTCTGAGGCCGTAATATCCGAAGCAGAAAAAGTTGTAGGATACTCGTTTCCCGAAGAGTTAAAAAATCTACTAAGGGAAATGAATGGTGATAAGTGGCTCTTTTTATCGGCTGAAGAAATAATTGAGAATGTAAAGCTGAATCGAGAGATATTCCTCCCACTTTTTGAGGAAGATTATAGCAAAGAAGAATATCAGGAACGAGTGGATAGGTTCATATTCTTCGCAACGAATGGGTGCGGCGATTATTATTGTTACCGTGTTTGCCCAAATGGGACGGCTGATACGAGCGTAATTTATATCTGGGAACATGAAAACATTGGGGATCGCTGTTGTTGGAAACCTGTTGCCAACAACATAAAGGAACTAATCGTGCGATATTGTAACGGTGAGATTTAATAATCCAGCAACTTCCATTTCGCCAAGATAAACACTATATAATCAAGACTGCGGCTGAAATCAGCCGCAGTCGTTTCAGCTTTGGGACATTTTGTCCCGAAGTATCAGCCGGTGATGAAATCCCGCAGGGTGAACTTGGCCGAGTGCAGCTTGTCCACCAGCCACTCAGCGATGGCGGGAACGCCAAAGGGAGAAACGAGGAACGCAAGGACGAGGAACGCGATCCCGCCCACCGTCTGCCCGCCGATGAACAGGATCAGGGAGAGCAGCGTCAGCACGATGCAGCCCAGCTCACACACGGCGGACGCCACGCAGAATAGAAATGTGACCATAGCGGCCAGCAGGGACAGCGCCACCATCACGGGGGCGGCAAGGATTTTGAGAACGATCATAGTAGCTACCTCCATTAAAAAATCGGGTTGGTTTGTCCTTCTACCCATATTATACCGCTGGGAAAATAGGCACACAAGGATGTCGAGCTTTCACCACCTTGGGACAAAATGTCCCGAAGTCGTGAAAGCGGGGGAACGGCACAAGGCCGCTCCCCGACAAATCATAGGCTCACCACAGCCGATAGCTTTTTCAGCAGCTCGGACAGCGGCTCCCAAAGGGCGGCATAGTCCTTTTGGAGCGCTGTGATCTCCGAGGGATAGATACCGTAGGTGTTGGCATGGACGGCCACTTGGTTTAGGTTGTTGGCACACCGCCGCTGCAAAGCTACCAGCTCCCAGATGTCCGAGAGGTCAACATGGAGAACATAGCCGTTGAGTGCCATTTTCCGCATGTAGGCTCCCATGTTGGAAATCCCGGCCTCGGCCATGCGGTCAGCGATCAACGCCTGCTCCTCTGGCGTCACCATCACATGAAGATGGACAGAGCGCCGCCGCTTTTTCGTCACCGCTCCTCACGCTCCCGGCTGCGGCGCTTGGGCGGGTGTTCCCGCACCTTGTCCAGCGGCTTTTCTGCCGTGGGCGGTACAGGCAGATTATTGATGATACCGTCGATCTGATTATAATTCTGCTCCATCGCAAGCTCGGCGTTCTTGTTGGGATTATGTTCCTGCTCCATAAATATCCTCCTATCTGTCGCCCCGGTCAGGGGTATTTTTCTTTTGGACGGATTGCCCACGGTCAGCCTCGGCCTGTTTTGCGGCGGTTTTCATCTGTTCCCGGATCGAGCGGGGTCTGTCGGGATTGTCGGGCGCAGGCCGTAGCTCATAGTCAGACGCCTGCCGTTTTGTCAATGGCCGTGTGTAGGTCAAATGCCCCCACGCCAGAAACGATCCGTTTTCAACCGGGACGCGCTGATCGTAGTTGACAATTTCGTCCGGGGCGTTGCGGGGCGGCTTGGGGAATGTCCCAATGTCCACGGGGCGCTGGGTGGAGTAATACTTGTAAAGGCCGGGGGCCTCGGTCTGCTTGACACCGACATTGTAAAGGCGCTGATACTCCTGCACCCGCGCCGCAAAGTCCTGTTCCAAAGCGGCACGGTCGCTGCCGTAATGCCCCCATTCATACTGCCGCTGGCCGTCCTTGTCATCATAGCAAGCCCATGTGACATAGGGCGAGGGAGCGGTAGGATGATGCCCCAGCGCAAAGCCCCTGCCGTTTTCCAGCATGACGGCCTTGATAATCTCATAGCCTTGGTTTTTGTCCATAAACCCTCCTCACCGTGATACATCTTTCTCCGCCCGTTTCGCAAAGGGCTGAAGCTGATAGGGGCTTTTGCCGTCCTCCGGGCGCAGGAAGTCCAGCCTTGCGGCGGCACGGATGGCGTTCTGGTTGAGCTGCCGCTGCCATGCCCCTTGGCTGGGCGCCCACTTGAAGCCCTCGCTTTTGAGCGCCTGCCGGGTGTCGGCGTCCGGCTTATCCGCAAAAATGAGCTGCAAGCGGTTCTCCGCCTCGTTGACCTTGGCCTCGCCACCGGGGAATGTCCAACCCACAAACTCCGTCTTGTGGCTCAGCTCCTCGATGCGCTGGCGCACACGGCGGATATTGGCGTTATTGTTGGTGAGCAGATAGGACGGAAACGGAACGGGGTCTTTGCGCCAGTCTTGGGACATGGACGCCTTGACCTTTTCTACCTGCTCCGCCGTCAGCTCGGGGCAGCCCTCCAGCGTCTTGTGCTTGCGGTAGTAAGCATTGACCGCCTTCATCATGGTCTGCTGAGACTCCATCCCCTCCAGCTTTTTCATGAGCTTTTCCACGGCAAGATCATCGTCGGCGCTGATACCGCCCCGGCCTGTGGAGCGGATCTTGTCCAGCAGCTTTTCAATTTCCGCGTACTCGCCGTAGTTGCGATCCCGGGCGGCGTTCTGCTTGGCCTTTTTCGCCACGGGGAAATTGCCGCCCCCGGTGATTAGAATGGACGGCACACGGGCGTCAATGGCGTTGCGCTCATTGAGATTTTCCGCCAGCCTGCGGGCGTAGCGGTCAACAAGGGCGTCGATCTTATCGTGGTACATGGGATCGACCTGCGCCTTTTGTTTCTCTGCCAGCGCATAGGCTTCATCCACCATCGCCCGGTAGCCCGCTGTGGCCGAGCCGGGGGCATAATCGGAATAGCTGTTCATCTCCTTTGCCCGCTTTGCCGCCGCCTCGCTGATCTCATAATATTTAGGCATAATTCCTCCTTTCAGCCGGGACTTCGGGACAAAATGTCCCAAAGCCCCGGCGCTTGAATGTGGAAAGCATTTCTGCAAAAACAGGGGCGGACGGAAAACATACCGCCCACCCCAAAAGTGCCCCGGAAAAGCCTTGTAAATGCGGGCGTTTTCCGGGGCTATTTTTCCACGCACTACCTCCGCTTGCGGCGCATATATGCCCGCTTCTGCTCCCGTAGGGCAGCCCCGGCACAGGCCGGGGAGCAGTACCGCTGCCGCCCGTCCGGGAGAAATGCCCTGCCGCATACCGGGCAAGGCCGGGTTTCTGTGATACGCTCCACGGTCAACGACCTTTCCAGCACAGGATCAAGGGGCAGCACCGCCGAACGGAAATAGCGGCAATAAGCGCCCGTCCAGCACTTGCCCAGCATATAGCAGGGACAGTCCAGCGGCAGGCAGCCATAGTCTTTATCGTAGTTGGCGCACCACTTTGTCACCAGCTTGCGGATCGCCGCCTTTTCCTGCCGGGTCAGTTCACGGCTCATTTTTGCCCCCTGTCTTGGACTTGAGCTGTTCCCGGTAGCAGAACACGCAGCCGATCCCGCGCCAGTAGGAGCAGCCGTCACAGCGGGAGCCTTTGGGCGGCAGGCTGGGCGGAACACCCTTGAAGAAGCTCTTTTCTTTCATAAAGTCCTCATAGGGACTGTTGGTAAATCTCATGCTTCATCCTCACTTTCCGTTTCGTCCTCGTCCTCCCAAGGCGGGGTATCGTCGTAATCGTCGCCGTAGTCCTCCGCAGCGTCGGTGGCCTGCTGCTTTTTGGGGCGGTAGATCTTGAAATACCAGCCAGCCACGCCGCCGATGACCGCCACGGCCAGCACCAGCAGGATCGTCCCGCCGCTGTTCTTGGGCTGCTCCGGCTCGGGGTCAGGCTCCGGCTCTACCACAGGCACAGGTTCGGGAGCCTTGCCCTGGCACTCGCCCATATTCACGGCGCAGACGGTGCAATCCGTGTTGATAGCACCCACGGCGCATTTGTCCGCGCAGGCACACTCCGGCAGCTCACCGCCCGCAGCCTGCATCGCCGCCAGCAGGTCGGCCTCGTCCACCATGTTCAAAAAGTAGGTCTGGTACTGCTCGCCGTCCTCGTCGGTGGGCTTGTCATAGTCAATGACGATGTAAAAGGTGTTGCCGCCGCTGGTCTGCACCGTGATGAACTGCTTATTGGTGGCCTTGTCGTAGAGCAGGTCACGGGTCACAAGGTTGCCATCCTCGATGAAGCCCTCGCCGGGGTCAACGGTTTCGGCGGGCAGCGCCTCCACCGGGGCAAGGCCGTCCCATTCCTCACCGCCCCCGGCGTAGGCAGTAACCGCCATGCCGCACATCAAAACAGCGGCGCAGAGCGCCGCCGTCAGCTTCTTCATCCACTTGTTCATTCACTGTCCTCCTTATCCGCAGACTTCGAGACATTCTGTCCCAAAGCGCCGCCGCTTTTGATGGTCTGGAGCAGCATGGGCAGGTCGGTGAGCGAAACGCTCATGCCGCGCACGATCTCCACGATCTCACTGTTTTCCGCCTCCAGTTTTTTCTGCTCCAGCTCCTTGAGCCGTGCCTGCTGCTCGTTGATCTTGGCCGTGACCTTTTCGATCTCGGCCTGAATTTTTGCGCTTTTGGAGATAGCCATAAAAACCTCCTGTCAAAATAGTTTTCCGTAGGCGTAGAAATGGGACTGCCAGTAGCTCGTGTTGAGGTTGGCGTAGCTGATGGGGTCGCCACAATGAAGCATCCAGCCGTCGCCCACATAGATGCCCACATGGGAAATCCCCGGCGTGTCATAAGTCCCCGTGAAGAACACCAAGTCGCCGGGTTTGGGGCTGCTTGTCCGTGCGGAGATGTTGTATAGCCCCTGCGCCCCCAGCCGTCCGAAGTCCCAGCCACATTGATTGTAAACATAGCTGACGAAGCCGGAGCAGTCGAAGGATGTGGACGGACTGCTGCCGCCCCAAACATAGGGGTATCCCACATACTTCTCCGCTTCTTTCAGAATGGCGGCAAAGGTTTCATCGGCAAGATAGTCCTCGGGGATCTCATGCAACGGGGGTTTGTTGGTGTACTTGCCCACATAGGGCGAGGACAGGAACAGGTCGGGGCGGTTGCCCAGCGTCGCCATATAGAGGGCGTACCGGGACAGGGTTTCCTCGCCCATAATGTAAACGGGCAGATGGGAGAGATTGAAGTTTTCCAGCGTCACGGTGCAGATGTAATAATCGTAATACACCCGGTAGGTGTCGCTGTGGGTGTTGCCGTCCTCGTCTGTCCAAGTGTCCGTTTCCAAGTAATACCGCCGTTCCACCACCACATCCTCGGTCAAAATGTACTGGCGGTCAAAGAGCATTTGGAGCGTCCCCCGCACCTCGTCCAGCGTCCACTCGCCCTCATGGAGCGCGCAGACGATGGACAGCAGCACATAGGGATCGTGTTCGATGGTGTCAAGGTCAAAATGATATTCGTCGTAATCGTGGGTGCGGGTGTAGGTGTCGAGGTAGCGTTGCAGCTCGTCCTCCAGAGCGCAGTAGGTAGCCTCCGCCCCCAGCAGGTCAGCGTCCTCGGCGGCATAGGTGGATGCGCCGATGGCTCCGGCCACGCCGTTGCCCACCGTCACCAGCGAGGACATACACGATTGCAGTACTACCAGCAACAGAAACGCCGCCAGCAGCAGGAGCAGCCCGCCGGGGTGTTCCTTGATGTAGGCGGACACCTTTTCCGTCAGCTTGCCCGTGACGGACGCCGTGCCCTCGGCGGCCTTGGCGGTCTGTCTGGCAGCCTCCCGCGCCTGCTTTGCGTACTGACGCTTGATCTTCTGCTTTTGCAGATACCGGGACACCGCGCCGCCCTCCTGCATTTCCGGGTGTTCCTCCACGGTCTTGCGGTAGTAATAATCCGCCGTGGCCTTGATATGCTTGCTTTCGGCACGCTCCACCGCCTTTGCCGGGTGCTCCCGGATGACCTTGCGGAGCTTGCGCCTGCCGAAGCGGTACACGGACTCTGCCGCCAGCTCGGAACGGTGTGCGCCCTCCGTGCCGACATTTTCATGCTCGACCTCATAGAGCTTGCCATGAACAAAACCGTGGACGCCGTGTCCGGCGGTATGGGCAAGACGCATGACCGCACCGGGCTTTTTCGGCGGCTTCTGCTTTGCCAGCTTCTCCCTTGCGGCGTCCAGCTTCTCGCCCCGGCGCTCCATCCGCAGCTTGGACGCCGCCGTTTGCTCTTGCCGGCTTTTCCGCCGAAACTTGGACTTCGGGACATTTTGTCCCGAAGTGTGGTTACTCGTCTGTTCGCTCATGGGCAAGATCCTCCGGGCGGGTCGTCAGCAGGTCATAGATCTCTCCACGGGGGAAACGATCTACAAACGGGATGGTGACATTCCCATAGAACAGCAAGCCCTCGCCGGAATTGGAGTGCGTGATGTAGGAGAGCTGATGCTCGGAAATGCCGAGCTGCTTTGCCAAGATCGCACGGTCGCTCTGCGCCTGCGACAGCAGCACCATGAAATCCGTGTTGTCCAGAATGTTCTCAATCTCACGGCTGGCCAGCAGGTCGTAGGGTAGGGTAAAGGCGCCTTGCCGCCGTTGGCGGTAGGTTTCCTACACCCTCCCTCGGAACCGGACTTACTCCTCTCGAAGTATCCGGCTCCCCATTAGTAATTAACGTATTGATTAGTGTCTGTGTATTCTTTCATGGCACTTGCTACAAACAACAAGCGTTTTCCGCCGCTTCTTTTTCATCACGGTTTCCCAATCAGAATTACCCAATTCGTTTAAGTTCCGTATAACGTGAACCTCATACAAATCGGCTTCTTTACACCCACATAGTTCACAAACTCTGGCATTGAGCCGTTGTCTAATAGTGGTTTTCCAGCTGAATTTCTTTCTCTGATAAATGATGTCACTCGCTTCGCCACGCTTACAATCTGCGATTTTAACAGGGCGAACACGTTTTGTTCCTGCTTTAGTTTCATAAGGGACAGACCATGTTTTCCCGTCTTTATACTGGCGAATGATTTTGCGGATACTGGTTTTGTGCTTATTAGCAATCGTCTTTAAGCAACTGTACTCCATAAGATAGCAGAAGTAGTCCAGCGTGTGATAATCACAAGCCAGATTGTAATAGTTGCATAATCCTCTTGCTTCGGCATTGTACTGTTCCACAATCTCATAATCCGCAAGGTTGAGAAGTCCGGCTCGGTGTATCGGCTGAAACTCCCCGTTTTCCTTTTGGCGAATGACTTTCTTTGCAAACATGAATTTCTCAATCTTTTCCGTATGGGGAACAGACAGGGCAACTTTCATGTGCAGGGTACGGGATTTTCTCCACGTTCCGTTTTTCATTCTGTGACCTTTGACTTCCTGATTTCTGCGGACGCAAATATCATATCCAATGAAACGGACTTTTTCGGAGCTGTGCGTTATCAGCGTCTTTTCCTCGCTTAGAGTTAATTTCAGCTCTGTGCTTAGAAATTCAGCGATTTCGGCTTTCAAGTCCTCACATTCCGCTTT
Proteins encoded:
- a CDS encoding RNA polymerase sigma factor, which produces MMILLFGVLNDEQRALVERIFHEHRVHFQRISFKIVKSEEAAEDVVSTAFVKIMDNIEKISELPCPQMTAFCVTIVKNASIDVLRHSQQSVHLDRWDCVSDENSDDLTDECIHNADVHKLTELIDRLDPDDRRFVYLRYAEEMGYKEIGELLNISEDAAKKRGQRLVKKLRKLYEGG
- a CDS encoding plasmid mobilization protein, which codes for MTKKRRRSVHLHVMVTPEEQALIADRMAEAGISNMGAYMRKMALNGYVLHVDLSDIWELVALQRRCANNLNQVAVHANTYGIYPSEITALQKDYAALWEPLSELLKKLSAVVSL
- a CDS encoding SMI1/KNR4 family protein; translated protein: MYRELVLELSKGNEWVKVQPPCSEAVISEAEKVVGYSFPEELKNLLREMNGDKWLFLSAEEIIENVKLNREIFLPLFEEDYSKEEYQERVDRFIFFATNGCGDYYCYRVCPNGTADTSVIYIWEHENIGDRCCWKPVANNIKELIVRYCNGEI
- a CDS encoding defense against restriction DarA-related protein, whose translation is MDKNQGYEIIKAVMLENGRGFALGHHPTAPSPYVTWACYDDKDGQRQYEWGHYGSDRAALEQDFAARVQEYQRLYNVGVKQTEAPGLYKYYSTQRPVDIGTFPKPPRNAPDEIVNYDQRVPVENGSFLAWGHLTYTRPLTKRQASDYELRPAPDNPDRPRSIREQMKTAAKQAEADRGQSVQKKNTPDRGDR
- a CDS encoding DUF4316 domain-containing protein, producing the protein MEQEHNPNKNAELAMEQNYNQIDGIINNLPVPPTAEKPLDKVREHPPKRRSREREER
- a CDS encoding relaxase/mobilization nuclease domain-containing protein; amino-acid sequence: MKERFDYGQNPDKTEGGELISSYGCDHMTADAEFLLSKAKYKAATGREQRRDADVLCYQIRQSFKPGEITPEEANRIGYETAMRWTKGKYAFFVATHTDKAHIHNHIYYNSTSLDCTRKFRDFIGSGRAVRRLSDRICLENELSVITNPKLHSKGRFLHYGAWLGAERQSSYKEQLRLAINEALAKRPAEFDAFLRLMEASGYTVKHGRGGTISFLVPGQERATRLRASTLGDGYDPEDIKAVIAGERPLPEQPVPAPAAPRRVNLIVDIQERLRSGKGAAYARWAKVYNLKQMAAALQFMQEQNITEYDQLSAKAEDAVSRFHALTEQLRRTEADLSATSELMGAVVRYAKTRPIFDGYKAAKYSRKYLAEHEVELADYRAAKATMGELLGGEKLPKMAELKEKRRQLAARKKALYTEYRSAQEEMRQAVAVKANIDHLLGVTDGQHKKEQER
- a CDS encoding cysteine-rich VLP domain-containing protein, whose translation is MSRELTRQEKAAIRKLVTKWCANYDKDYGCLPLDCPCYMLGKCWTGAYCRYFRSAVLPLDPVLERSLTVERITETRPCPVCGRAFLPDGRQRYCSPACAGAALREQKRAYMRRKRR
- a CDS encoding DUF4366 domain-containing protein gives rise to the protein MNKWMKKLTAALCAAVLMCGMAVTAYAGGGEEWDGLAPVEALPAETVDPGEGFIEDGNLVTRDLLYDKATNKQFITVQTSGGNTFYIVIDYDKPTDEDGEQYQTYFLNMVDEADLLAAMQAAGGELPECACADKCAVGAINTDCTVCAVNMGECQGKAPEPVPVVEPEPDPEPEQPKNSGGTILLVLAVAVIGGVAGWYFKIYRPKKQQATDAAEDYGDDYDDTPPWEDEDETESEDEA
- a CDS encoding C40 family peptidase; amino-acid sequence: MSEQTSNHTSGQNVPKSKFRRKSRQEQTAASKLRMERRGEKLDAAREKLAKQKPPKKPGAVMRLAHTAGHGVHGFVHGKLYEVEHENVGTEGAHRSELAAESVYRFGRRKLRKVIREHPAKAVERAESKHIKATADYYYRKTVEEHPEMQEGGAVSRYLQKQKIKRQYAKQAREAARQTAKAAEGTASVTGKLTEKVSAYIKEHPGGLLLLLAAFLLLVVLQSCMSSLVTVGNGVAGAIGASTYAAEDADLLGAEATYCALEDELQRYLDTYTRTHDYDEYHFDLDTIEHDPYVLLSIVCALHEGEWTLDEVRGTLQMLFDRQYILTEDVVVERRYYLETDTWTDEDGNTHSDTYRVYYDYYICTVTLENFNLSHLPVYIMGEETLSRYALYMATLGNRPDLFLSSPYVGKYTNKPPLHEIPEDYLADETFAAILKEAEKYVGYPYVWGGSSPSTSFDCSGFVSYVYNQCGWDFGRLGAQGLYNISARTSSPKPGDLVFFTGTYDTPGISHVGIYVGDGWMLHCGDPISYANLNTSYWQSHFYAYGKLF
- a CDS encoding CD1845 family protein, producing the protein MIVLKILAAPVMVALSLLAAMVTFLFCVASAVCELGCIVLTLLSLILFIGGQTVGGIAFLVLAFLVSPFGVPAIAEWLVDKLHSAKFTLRDFITG
- a CDS encoding DUF4315 family protein; translated protein: MAISKSAKIQAEIEKVTAKINEQQARLKELEQKKLEAENSEIVEIVRGMSVSLTDLPMLLQTIKSGGALGQNVSKSADKEDSE